The region TCAGTTCATAGTCACAGCGCAATCCAAGCCGCAGCGCGGCGTATTCAACTTCGGGGGTTTCACGGATGGCGACAGGTCAGTGCTGCTTGCTGAGGAATTTGGTGCCCGCAGGATTGTGCTCGCTGGCTTTGATTTCCTTCTCCCATTCGAAAATGGACGCGACGGCGAGATTAAGCTGAGAAAGCTGGAATGGGCAAAAGCAATAATTGAAGGAGTGCGGAGAAGAGGCGTCATGCTCTTTGGTGCAAACGAATTCGCGACTCTTATGGAAACGAATAAAAAGGTAAACGTATAGACAGAACCGACCGGAGGAGATGCACTGAATCCATTGCTCATTGTTCTTTATGTCGTTATAGCATATTTGCTTATTATCGTGGGCCTGTGGAAATCGGGTCTTGCAGCCAGATTTAATATCAGCTTCGCAGGACCGATCGCAATGGTCAGGACCGAACGGGGAAAGAAGTTTCTTGATTATCTGGCCAGACCTGTTAGATTCTGGATTCTATATGCCAAAGCATCGAGGATACTATTCGTCATCGGGATGGCCGGCATGGTTCTTCTGCTGTTGTGGGAAGCAACGCTCGTTACACAGATACCGAAGCAGAGCATACCGGCTCCCCAGACGTACTTGCTCCTGCCGGGCATCAATCCGTTCGTTCCTGTGGGCTACGGCATACTGGGCCTAGTCGTAGGTGTTGTCCTGCACGAACTCGCTCACGGCATCCTTTCAAGGGCTCAGGGCATCAAGGTGAAGTCGATGGGCGTACTGTTCATGATCCTGCCCATAGGCGCATTCGTCGAGCCGGATCAGGAGCAGCTGGATTCAACAGAACCACTAAGTCGGATTCGCGTTTTTGGTGTCGGTCCCGCGACAAACCTGATTCTTGCTCTCATATTCCTTTTCATATTGATATTCCCGATGATGGGGGCACTCGCTCCAGTCCATGCGGGGCTCGCAACTATCTCGGTATATGACGGCTCAAGCGCCTATTCCGCAGGCATAAGGGAGTGGAGTGAAATAGTCGCAATAGGAGGACACACTGTCGCAGCTGTGCAGCAGTTCAATAACATAAGTGGAATCAATCCTGGCTCCCATGTCAGCGTGGAATACATCAAAGGTGGCCATTATTTTAATACAACGGTGACAGCTGGCGTGGTGATAACGGCAGTGGTCCCATCATCACCGGCTCAGCGGGCCGGCCTTACGCCGGGCCTCATAATCCAGAGCATGAACAATTCCGTAGTATACAGCACT is a window of Candidatus Sysuiplasma acidicola DNA encoding:
- a CDS encoding site-2 protease family protein, producing the protein MLIVLYVVIAYLLIIVGLWKSGLAARFNISFAGPIAMVRTERGKKFLDYLARPVRFWILYAKASRILFVIGMAGMVLLLLWEATLVTQIPKQSIPAPQTYLLLPGINPFVPVGYGILGLVVGVVLHELAHGILSRAQGIKVKSMGVLFMILPIGAFVEPDQEQLDSTEPLSRIRVFGVGPATNLILALIFLFILIFPMMGALAPVHAGLATISVYDGSSAYSAGIREWSEIVAIGGHTVAAVQQFNNISGINPGSHVSVEYIKGGHYFNTTVTAGVVITAVVPSSPAQRAGLTPGLIIQSMNNSVVYSTDSLLSSFNSTFPNETVPFTFLTPGGSIIDRNITLSSAQAVEGVAPHGRQMGFLGIYPAYLGIDAVPVSTILSLLRNPFYGASSLSDYPRSSLQYVLLPFEGLSPVPQGLQSLFSTSGLSGAGLELFWLTANSLYWLFWINLWVGLFNMLPAVPLDGGYLFRDNLRLLLKKTMAGRSEESRERLVGYVTRMFSFLILVLLLWQILGPRLLNL